The region TCACTGACCCCCCCCTCCGACACACAGGTAGAGAGATAGCGTTATGACCCATGTAATCAGGGGAAAAAACCTTTTGACCCCGAGTCGGAGGATTTCCATCTGTGAATGCCGAGTTACTCCGAGCGAGACAATTGGGTCTTTCCTCATCATGGCCTGCTGGCTttgaaataaacaagaaaaagtaATCTGACGTTTCTCATCTCGACTGCTGCATTCAGAGGTAAAAAGAGCAACTCTTGCTGTGCACTGGTTTATTGAAAATGAGgacttgtcatcatttactcaccctcatgttgttccaaacctgtatgacttccatttgtcttgaggaacacaaaaggagttgtttaTCAGATGTATAGctgaaaaatgatttttttacgTGGTTCGTTGCAAGCATcgtcagtttcctggtgaaatgaccaCTAGGGGGTGCTACACCAACAATGACTTTtaatcacacaaatcacaagcggcagattatcagttcataaacacttacttttcaccctgttcctcacgcAATGACATCTAAACTCTTTTACTCTTGTGCATGGCTCATATTAACATAATgaactacatttataagcttgttcgagtgtgattaAATTGCACGTTAGCTCGAATGAttgagcgttgcacttgtgatgtaaaggagcgggtacgggtcctgaagagcacacgagtcgtCACATGACCAGAAAGTCtcatagaagcagcacaaaatgacacagttgtgtttttcatctcacaattgctttttctgacactatcagttCTGTTTAGATTCAAGGTTTAGGGCTGAGAGgacatttttgttgatttaaaactcgatataGAGTATAAAAATGTTTGAGAGAACATTTGAGCAACACTCAGTGGACATCACACCGCAGAACTGCCACAATACGTGCAAGGAACCACATAACGTCATTTCGAAAAATGatgccacagtcatgtaattgtCGTGAGATCACGCTGGCAATATTCCATTTCTTTAGtgttattaactgataatctccCATCTTGAGATTTGCAGGTTTGCCGTTAATGGTGACACACGACAGTAGTACATTGTCAGTGGAAGGGACTTGTATACCACACgtgtcacatggactacttttatggtacttttcacATCACATATAATGTCACATATCTGTCCTCTGATGGTTGTGGAACATTGGCTACAGAAAAGTTTCTAAAGTTTATACTGAACACCTGCAAATGAGCAATGCGTCGACCGCGGGTCCATCAGAAGCAATAAATCTTCATCTTAGCAGCGCTGACAGGGTTTCAGGATCAAAGCGGGGCCACAACCGACCAAACCAGCAGAACCAGCGTGATCTTCAGCCGAGGAGACGGGGAGGTAATGTCCTTCACGTGTCCTCTTCTTCAGTACAGAAGGTTTATTGGGAAATTGATGAAGCCTGTCAGTTTGAAGAAACAGAGGAGAAACCAGTTACGCTGATACGATACGCACTTCTGTATTTATAGCTGTCCTTAAGGAATAAcaataaagaaaatcatataaAAGTATCGTTAATGCATTTCTGAGTTTTTAGCATTCAAACTAAAATGACAATATCATTGCAATGTTGTAATAGCCTTTGAGTAAACatgttaaaacaataaaaccacactgacATATATTGAGACAAGGAGGATTTTAACCGAAAGGCTGAACGGTGTTCACAGAAcagaagtacatttacatttatgcatttggcagatgctgttatccaaagtgacttacagtgcacttattacagggacaatccccccggagcaacctggagttaagtgtcttactcaaggacacaatggtggtgactgtggggatcgaaccagcaaccttctgattaccaatgtattatacagagcacttattacagggacaatccccccggagcaacctggagttaagtgtcttactcaaggacacaatggtggtgactgtggggatcaaaccagcaaccttctgagtaacaatgtattatacagtgcacttattacagggacaatccccccggagcaacctggagttaagtgtcttactcaaggacacaatggtggtgactgtggggatcgaaccagcaaccttctgattaccaatgtattatacagagcacttattacagggacaatccccccggagcaacctggagttaagtgtcttactcaaggacacaatggtggtgactgtggggatcaaaccagcaaccttctgagtaacaatgtattatacagtgcacttattacagggacaatccccggagcaacctggagttaagtgtcttactcaaggacacaatggtggtgactgtggggatcaaaccagcaaccttctgagtaacaatgtattatacagtgcacttattacagggacaatccccggagcaacctggagttaagtgtcttactcaaggacacaatggtggtgactgtggggatcaaaccagcaaccttctgagtaacaatgtattatacagtgcacttattacagggacaatccccggagcaacctggagttaagtgtcttactcaaggacacaatggtggtgactgtggggatcaaaccagcaaccttctgagtaacaatgtattatacagtgcacttattacagggacaatccccccggagcaacctggagttaagtgtcttactcaaggacacaatggtggtgactgtggggatcgaaccagcaaccttctgattaccaatgtattatacagagcacttattacagggacaatccccctggagcaacctggagttaagtgtcttactcaaggacacaatggtggtgactgtggagatcaaaccagcaaccttctgagtaccaatgtattatacagtgcacttattacagggacaatccccccggagcaacctggagttaagtgtcttactcaaggacacaatggtggtggctgtggggatcgaaccagcaaccttctgatgacccgttcaatgctttagcccactatgccacctaACGCGGTGGCTTCAAGACATCAATCTTCAAggtgtatttttcataaatgtcaggttgGGGCAAGTTATGTTTCAAATACAATGTTGTACTTGTGTGCAACCCATTAATCACACTGTTGTTGACAAGCTCAAAGGCCCTTCAATGGCAGTTTCCcactgtgacaacatgccccaccaAAGGGCTCAATGCATTTACTTCAAAAATGTGCATAAAGCTCAGTCtaaagtactttttaaatgtaagaatTCCTATTAACGATGAGCCAATCCTGTCAAGATCATTACAAATGCATATGCAATGCATCTTTTATTCACAATTCCATATTTGCTTGTTCTTTATTGCGCTATATTGTACACAGTTTTACAATTATAACTTTTCTTAGTAAGTATGCATTTACCTTTTTAAAATGTGCATCAAGTACATTTGAATCTGCTCAAAATACTGTATGCATAAATACTTTTACTTTCCAGTCTGTCTACTCAGCAGACAATCAAGGTTACGTTATgatgtattttatataaattctATACATGCTTTTATCAAATAAATCtctatatgttttatatatattctcTCTAAGTTTTGCAGTCGGTTACATTATATTGGCATGCAGAAATCCCCAGTGATGTTGCAGCACGAGTTCAGTGTTCTCCAGAGTCTCCAGTGCTGCATCGACAGACGCGCGCGCGCCGAGCACACAGAAAACAGGATCGGTGCATTATCGGCCAAATGCACAAAATCGGTCTGCAGTCCCGCCTCTGAAGTAAAGCCAGAGTTTGTTCATCAGATCAACAGCCAGACTGTTCATCAGAATCTCGCGGAGAGCCGCGCGACACATCTGCGCGTTTCTCAAGCCGAATTTATAAAAAGCGCAAGGAGCGACCTGTCAGAGACGCACCGGCCGCGAGGAGcttcatgatgatgatgatgatgatgatgatgatggcagTTACGTGGCTGCCCTGACCCGTGATGAGGATGCCTATATAAAGCCCTGCACGCGAAAGTCAACTAAACATCCCCACATTCAACTCAGGAGCTCCACGCACACCCAACAAGTCCACGGACGGACCCACTTTATTTCTGGGCGTGCACGCGCGTGGATTAATAAAGGCAAAGCACTAAAGTATCATCTGTGCATTGAAAGACTGCATTTTTACTGCACGCAGACTTTTATCATATGTAATGTGCATTGCACTTTATTCCTCTGGAAGGCAACTTTTGGTTCACTTTCAGTGTTTTGAGGAGAGATGGAGTCGTTTGAGGTGCCGGTTAACGGGGTCTCTCACACTGAAGATCCGTTCTCTGGACCACTGACATTTATTGCGCCCTGGAACTATCACTTCCTGGCTGCGCTGatgttcatagtgaccacattaTCTCTCTCCGAGAACTTTGCGGTGATGTTGGTGACGTTCAGGTTTAAACAATTGAGGCAGCCTTTAAATTACATCATTGTCAACTTATCTCTGGCAGACTTCCTTGTGTCATTGACTGGAGGGACTATAAGTTTTCTGACTAATTACCACGGCTATTTCTTCTTGGGTAAATGGGCTTGCGTTTTGGAGGGGTTTGCAGTCACCTTTTTTGGTAAGTGCAAGACATACTTTACATTAATGTATGATGTTTATAGGTCATGCGCTTTCCAAATGTATTCAGGACTGATTATGAACAACATTTCAACATCTCGCGTGCATGACAAATTCTGATTCTGTTTGGGGTCTCCAGATATATACCAGACAGGACTATAAATGCAACACATTTGAAGGGAAATGAGATGTTCATTTTGAAGTTACATTATTTGGGTCTCTTTGAGCTGAAACATAAAGACAGTAAATTCAATCTAACAGAGCTCGAGGGTTAATGTCATTAAATATTAAAGTACCAAAGTGCATATCAACAGAACATTAGCAATTCAGACAACTTACCAATGCAACTGTATTAAACAGTATAAGGTAACGTGTGAGCCAGCTGCTCTCATcactctaaaaaaaataataataattcatccactccaaaaaatacaattatgaataaataaataaaaaatatcctattaattagcctatttttaagattaacaTATGCGATTTATTTTGACTAAATTCTAtcaaattgtgtaatttttaacaaatacatttttttttttacatttttaaaatttaatttagaatattactcaattcagtttgatggaattttccatccatccatccatccatcttcaaccgcttatccgaagtcgggtcgcgggggcagctgctccagcaggggcccccaaacttccctatcccgagccacattaaccaactctgactgggcgaccccgaggcgttcccaggccagtgtggagatgtaatctctccacctagtcctgggtcttcccgaggcctcctcccagctggacgtgcctgaaacacctccctagggaggcggccaggggcatccttaccagatgcccaaaccacctcaactgactcctttcaacgcaaaggagcagcggctctactccgagctcctcacggatgactgagctcctcaccctatctctaagggagaagcccgccacccttctgaggaagcccatttcggccgcttgtactcgcgacctagttctttcggtcatgacccagccttcatgaccataggtgagggtaggaacaaaaattgacccggtagatcgagagctttgcctttcggctcagctctcttttagtGACAACGgtcgcgatagagcgagtgcaataccgcccctgctgcccgattctccggccaacctcccgctccattgtccctcacttcgtgaacaagacccgaggtacttgaactccttcacttggggcaaatcctcattccctacctggagtacgcactccatcggtttcctgctgagaaccatggcctcagatttagaggtgctaatcctcatcccagctgcttcacactttcgactgccaagcgatccagtgagagctgaaggtcacggaccgatgatgacatgaagacaacatcatctgcaaaaagcagcgatgagatccccagcccaccgaaccgcacaccttccccacccgactacgcctcgatatcctgtccatgaatatcacaaacaggattggtgacaaagcgcagccttggcggagaccaaccccacatggaatgaacttcgactttgtgccgaggaccggacacagccctcgctttgggcgtacagggattggatacgccataagaagggaccccccaccccgtactccgcagcacctcccacagtctctccgggggaccggtcatacgccttctccagatccacaaaacacatgtagaccggatgggcatactcccaggcccctccaggatccttgcgagtaaagatctggtccgtcgttccacggccagggccgaaaaccgcattgttcctcttcaatctgaggttcgacaatcggccgaaccctcctctccagcaccttggagtaaactttaccagggaggctgagaagtgtgatacccctgtagttggcacacactctctgatcccctttttgaagagggaaccaccacccgttctgccactccttaggcactgtcccagatttccacgcaatgttgaagaggcgtgtcatccatgacaccccctccacatccagagctttcagcagttctggtcggatctcatcaatcccggggctttgccactcgcggagttgtttgactacctcagtgacctccccagggaaatagaatctgatcccccatcatcctccggctctgcctctaccatagaggcgtgttgggatttaggagttcttcaaagtgttccttccaccgcccaataacctcctcggttgaggtcaacagcgtcccatctttgctgtatacagcttgaatggttcccgtttccccctcctaaggtggcgggcCGGTTTTCCAGAAGctactttggtgcggaccgaaagtccttctccatggcttctccaaacttttcccacacccactgctttgcctccctcacggccgaggcgcagcccttcgggcctgtcggtaccttgcaactgcctccggagacctcgggacaacaaatcccggaaggcctctttcttcagtcggacggcttcctgaccaccagtgtccaccacggtgttcgagggttaccaccccttgcggcacctaaaaccctgaggccgcagctctccaccgcggccggcaatggaagctttgaacattgcccactcggttcaatgtccccaacctccgcggggatgcctgaaaagctccaccggaggtgtgagttgaagatctcgcggacagggacctcctgcaagcgttcccagttcacccgcactactcgcttgggcttcccaggtctgtccagagtctttccccacccctgacccaactcaccaccagatggtgatcggttgacagctctgcccctctctttaccgagtgtccaaaacatatggcctcagatccggcgaccacgattacaaaatcgatcatcgaccttcggcctagggtgctctggtaccacgtacacttatgagcatccttatgttcgaacatggtgtttgttatagataatccatgactagcacagaaatctaataacaaacatccacttgagttcagatcagggaggccgttcctcccaatcacgcctttccaggtgtccctgtcatttcccacgtgtgcgttgaagtcacccagcatcactatggagtcccctactggggccctattcaggactccattcagggtctccaagaaggccgaatactctgaactgctgttaggtgcatatgcacagacaacagtcagagttttccccacaacccgtaggcgtggggaggcgaccctctcgatCCACGGGGTAAACTCCAGCGTAgtggctcagccggggactcgtgagtatccccacacccgcccgtcgcctcacaccctgggaaactccagagaagaatagagtccatccctatccaggagtacggatccagagccaaaactgtgcgtcgatgtaagccccaccagatccaactggtagcgctccacctccctcactagttcggctccttcccccagtgaggtgacattccacgtccccagagcaagcctttgctgcccgggtctggtccgtcgaggcccacggccttcactgccgcccatatggcagcgcacccgactcctgcggttcctccaatgggtggtgggcccaagggatggaattttgttatgaaaaaataaatacataaatatatatatataaaagtgattgatgttactgtaaaaaaaattataataatataaataaaaaaataaaaatgaatattactCAATTAAActtaatggaattttgttatgaaaaacaaaacaaaaaacaaaaccaaaaaataataatatatatatatatatatatggaagtgAATGAtagcactgtaaaaaataataatgataaatatttatatataaattgataattattatattattatatgataataataaaaatatttgaaaatgaaaaaaataaaaaataaaattatatatatatatatgaagtgaaTGAAAgtactgtaaaaaaattataataaaaaaacaaatatatatttaatttttttttttactatcattcacttccatatatatatataatttatttattttatttatttttttataattttttttattattattttcaaatatttttattattattatcattcaattccattgtgtTTTTTAAAGGTAATTTCTTTGTGTAAATTGAAACAACATTATTAGTGACAAAGTTTTCAGACGGCAATGAGAGTTTCCACAGTTGTCATGTATGTAGTTCACACATATGATTGAGATATCTCCACAAATCTGTTCTCTCTGTCATAGAGTGTAGCATCTGTGATGACTGACATGGAATCCAAACATCTGTGATGGGCTTGATGTTTGAAAAAGGGATCATCCCATTTTCAGCAAAGTAATTGATTGTTTAATCCAGTTTGACTGATTGGTTTCAGGCATCTTTCTCTGAGCTCTGACAAATAGACGTGTGAGTTATTCTAATAGTACATTATCTTGTTGGCCGGATGGCTGAATTCTAATGATGAACTTCTTTTATgatttatgattttctttctctttAGCAAATTTGGTCTGGAGTGCATTACCCACTGTAAACCATTTTAGCTTCTACTGTACCTCCAGTACTGTAACGCAATGTTGgatggttttatactgtatataatatgttTGGGTaagaaccagggctggactggtaatctggcataccgggcattttcctggtgggccgacgcactttgggggtgATCAGGGGCGcgctggccatcgggagaaccaaggtgtccggtgggtcagccgcgaaatgggccgaattAAGCTAAAACTAgccgctgcgatatgcagaacggACACCCCCCCCCACGCTCAACaatcttttgggccagttgctatgtaaaatcccgggccgatttgtcttcccagtccagccctggtaagGGTGTAACATTAAAaagcatgtccttaacgcctcgcgGAACTTGCGGCAACTTCTGCATTACACATCCGTGAATTTGTACGCAATGAAGTTTCAGCTTTTTACCTCGAACAAATAATcgaagattaatcaattatcaaaacaaTCGCTAGTTTCAGTCCTAATTTAAAAattttacagattgaccccattgacttccattgcaagtgcttcactgtaatccagatttgtgctttttttaaagaaaaggagggacgagtcaaaatacatttttatggtaatctatgtaagcgcagcgtagcaTAGCGGGAAGACTGTACATCAGTGCACCATTAGcagggtaactcctagccaaacACATGTAAGCCAATATAAGCCTGcccacaatctatcacattgctgtttcagtgtgctaacacggcaacctcctccaccccaccaccacctgttgagtcccgtcctgcacgggggtaggctcctcgcccctgctaGGTGGTCTGAGTATGCTTTGCTTGCTGCCTTAGTTTCGGTTCGCTAATAACACGCATTGTGTAAACCAACTCTGGTTTAGTTTCTTGTGTCTTTGCAACTCATCAGGTATCGTGGCGCTGTGGTCTCTGGCGGTTCTGGCATTTGAGCGGTTCTTCGTGATCTGTCGGCCACTGGGGAACATTCGTCTAAGAAACAAACACGCGGCACTCGGCCTGCTGTTTGTCTGGACCTTCTCTTTCATCTGGACCATCCCGCCGGTGTTAGGTTGGAGCAGCTACACCGTCAGTAAGATCGGCACCACCTGTGAGCCCAACTGGTGAGTACCAAATCAGACCTAAATTTGCCTGATCATTCATTCTCATGCAGTATTCAGGATTCAAGGTTGAATTCCTGCTCTCTGGATAATTTAATCAGCTTCAAATGCTGATATATCTGAAAGCAAATGCTCATTTTTGTTTCTGCAAAAAGACAGCCATATTAAGAGATGATAACCcctacgatcaaaccggtgtgattacactaggctgggctcagacgtgtacgatcaaaccggtgtgatctgcattcatgCAGCTGTTTACCAGCAACATCGGTTGTCATAATGACTGAAGCttttgtcataatgaaccagctgctcaaatagtcttttcaacatcacaatatgttacaaactttaaaacaatcactaaataaaagtataaagccGTTAACACCAGAGCAACCTGTTTAGATGCAGCGCTGCGGCAATGTTCATATAGTCTTAATCAGATGATCAGATGctcggattggcggtctcagaagcggaggcaactgagactcgtcctccgccacccggattggggtgagtaaccgtgccaccacgaggacctactaagtagtgggaattgggcattccaaaattggcgagaaaaggggataaaataataacaaaaaaatatgcctaaatgaatcattaaaatatggttaacaatGGAGATTagagtgagagtgtgcaatgagagactcttcatcctcctcctcctcttcctccctcCAGTGGCTTGTTCAAATCAGCTCGCCTATATtctttttacaaggcagtaaATTGCACGCTGCATAATCTTCAGTCTTACTAAAGCCaccattatttatttcattaaagtcTATAATAGTTAGGTAATACAACCTCGACAAGGTTACGAACAACTTCCATGTTTGATAgtattttcacattattttcatgttgaggAGACAAACTCCTGGACATACTGGCCAAAGTGACCAGCACCAATCTGGACAGCTCCCGTAACAAAGCACTTGAAGTTTTCCTTCATAACAAGTGATCAACGTTTGGCAAAATAACCATCGTAAAATAACAAGTCATAAAATAACAAGTGACCTTAGTGAAGATGATCGTGAAAGCTTAAGTTGCAACGTTATTGAGGAACCCAGACTAATGCTATTATAGGCAGTAGTAtgcatttgtacagagatgatttcacctctaaagaacaaaattgtggcaaaaaattaccaaaaataatgactgaaacAGCATTTGCGAGttgggtggccaatggggtggccaggcttcatcCATGGTGACCACGGCCACCTCCTAGCTCTGCCACTGCTTTAGACAGAAACGAGATCTTTGCACTCACAGATCTGTCCTTCTGCAGGTACTCTGGAAGCTTCCATGACCACACCTTCATTATCACTTTCTTCACCACCTGTTTCGTTCTTCCGCTGGGTGTGATAATCGTCTGTTACTGCAAGCTGCTCAGGAAGTTGAGAAAGGTCAGTTGCTCCTCAACATCTGCCCTCCGCTGGAGTCAAAGTGCTCATTAGACGCCCCACGCGAGTGATCTGGTCATCTTGATGATCCAAATGGGATTCCTGCTTCCTTTATAACTAATTGACCTCTGATAACCGACAAAGTCTTAAGACAGAAGATAATAATGATATCGGAAACTCAATTCAAAGGGATCTTCACAACTGCAATGATTAACACTGTCGTTTTTAAccctttgttattttattgtgcattttgcACTGTACAATGTTTCACTGTTCATCACAGATCATGCACATCTTTGCAGGTGTCAACCGCCCATGGCAGGTTGGGTAATGCCAGGAAACCTGAGCGTCAGGTGACCCGTATGGTGGTTGTGATGATCGTTGCCTTCATGGTGGCCTGGACACCATACGCTGCGTTCTCCATCGTTGTGACGGCACACCCAAGCATCCACCTGGACCCTCGACTGGCAGCTGCACCAGCGTTCTTCTCCAAAACAGCTGCAGTCTACAACCCCATCATCTATGTCTTCATGAACAAACAGGTAACACATAAACTGCACTGAATGTGAACAGGATTATAGTGTTCCATATGTGATTAAAAATATAGGCTGGCAACATGACTGGTGCAGGTTCGAACACAAGTATTGGCAGCCAATTTAAGAATAATGATCTGTAGAGTTACAAGATCAACAATCACCATTGTGCATTTGAGCAAAACACTTGACCTAAGTTTACTCTAGAATGACTGTACCCACAGGCACTTTAGATGAAAGTGTCTTGTTAGTTATTATATCTAATTGATTAAAGGATAAGTTAGATCTTAGAAGTAAATtgccatccactttcattgaaaacaGCATCTCAGACACTCGGCAAATTGTTTGTATCAACAAAAGAAAGACAGGTTTGATTGATATTAGGTTAAGTAAATTATGAACCCTTGAATGCATGTTTAATGCCATATTGCAACAGATAAATCTTCTCTTTTTGTGGAtattcttccaatttggaatgcccaattcccaatgtgcttttttaGTCCTTGTGGTCgcgtagtgatttgcctcaatccgggtggcggaggacgtgcatcttatcacatggcttgttgagcgtgttgccacggagacatagtgtgtgtggaggcttcacgccataaaccgcagcatccacgctcaactcaccccGTGCCCCGCTGAGAACGAACCAaattatagtgatcacgaggaggttacaacatgtgactctaccctccctagcaaccgggccaatttggttgcttaggagacctggctggagtcactcagcacgccctggattcgaactcacgactccagggggcGGT is a window of Xyrauchen texanus isolate HMW12.3.18 chromosome 24, RBS_HiC_50CHRs, whole genome shotgun sequence DNA encoding:
- the valopa gene encoding vertebrate ancient long opsin a; this translates as MESFEVPVNGVSHTEDPFSGPLTFIAPWNYHFLAALMFIVTTLSLSENFAVMLVTFRFKQLRQPLNYIIVNLSLADFLVSLTGGTISFLTNYHGYFFLGKWACVLEGFAVTFFGIVALWSLAVLAFERFFVICRPLGNIRLRNKHAALGLLFVWTFSFIWTIPPVLGWSSYTVSKIGTTCEPNWYSGSFHDHTFIITFFTTCFVLPLGVIIVCYCKLLRKLRKVSTAHGRLGNARKPERQVTRMVVVMIVAFMVAWTPYAAFSIVVTAHPSIHLDPRLAAAPAFFSKTAAVYNPIIYVFMNKQFRKCLIQLLSCSNTITIEGNMNQTSKRAAMTDESNTGEMSAITARIPMAGTIPPKTDNQLNDCSSFAKLPIPENKVCPM